Within the Acidobacteriota bacterium genome, the region ACAAAATTAGTGCTCGTCATCGTGTACGAGGCCCACTCAAAGATGCAAATCGGTTCATTGGTTTGATGATCCATGGGTTCCCCCAACTCAACGCCCAAAGGCACAAAGTCGAATAATCATGAGACCAGCCGCTGTGACTCCAACCAAAAGAAGAGCCACCAAAAAGCCAAGGCAAACCCCAATTGACATGAAACTACTGTATCGAGACGAGTTTGGCTGATTAACCATTTTGATTGAGAAAATCATCCAGGCAATCGGAATGATATAGAGAATCCATCCGAAATCTCGGAAGGTGGTAAAGAATCCCACTTCAACAGGTGGTGAAGGCTCAGGTTGGAAATCAAAACTCAAGGCGCGGTACCTCAGAAAAATTGCCGTCAGGAGCATACTGCCCGTCAGAAAAGCAATCTGCAGTAACCCTAGAATAGCGATTCCCTTTGTCTTCATAACTTCCACCTTCCTCAGCTCAGGTTTCAAACAATTCTTTGTTTGGGTTTCGGGCCATTGAACGGGCTTCATACGACAAACTCAAACTCTGGTCAACCTGATGATAATGGCTTCATGTTGAGGAAATTGATTGAGCAAATCATCACGCTCTGTAATTGCAAACTCAGAAAATGAAAATGCCGGAGCACAAACATTGGTTCCAAAAGCAAACTCAACCCCTTCAGGAATTTCCGCCGCCTGCCAGTGGCCGGTCGGAACAGTCACAACTGGACGTTCACCAGCATCAAAATCAGTACCAAGGCGAAGCACACGATGAGCCCCGGTTGGTTCCAGGACATGCACCAGCAACCGCCCGGCGTGGATCGCCCAAATTTCCTCATTGTTCGTCACCCGATGAAATGCCGAAAACGCGCCGGGTAAAAATAGCCAGTGCCCGGAGGTTCGGTACGGGTCGCGATGTGTTTCAACAAACTTTGGACCGTCAGGGTGGTTAAACCAGTCATAAGAAGAAAGAAGTTTTTCAAGCATATATGAGTTCCCCACTCAATTGAGTAATTTGTGTGACTATCGTTTTTTTGCTGTTGCTTCGATAGTTGCCAGCATTCGATCAAGTTCTGCTCGTGAGTACAATTTGCCGCCGCACACCACGGCATTGATCTTTTGGGTATGTTTGATGTCTTCGAGCGGGTTGGCATCCAGCAATACCAGATCAGCCAGTTTTCCCTTTTCAACCGTGCCCAGGTCTTTTTCCTGACCAAGATACCGTGCCGGATTGAATGTTGCTGACTGAAGTGCTTCCAATGGGGTAAATCCAGTTTTGACCATCAATTCAAGTTCATTGTGGAGACTAAACCCTGGGAAACAATATGGATTGAGCGTATCCGTACCCGCCAGGAATTCAACCCCGGCCTTTCGCATCTGGCCGACGATTTCGAATTGACGTTGCAGCACCAGTTTTGAGAGTTCGTAATCTTCGGCGGTGCGCGCCTTGAAGCGAAAGTCATTGGCTGGATCCCACTGAAACCTGATGCCAGCGGGCATGTACCGGAGTCGGGGATCATTTCGAAATTCAGGGTCGGTCAGTGAGGCAATGCTTCGCAAAACAGTGAGCGTCGGGCATTGCCAGGTGCGATGCTGTTTGAGTTTGGCAAATACACTGGCTGCCTTTTTGGCGTCGTAACTTTCGATAATTGAACGGGTCAACTGTCGGGCCGCCGCCGGGTCGCGAGTCCCGAACCCGGCGGCACTGGCGCTTGCCTCCTCCTGGGTCTTGCGCAATTCGTCTTCTTTTGCAGAACAGGCCGTCAGCATCCCCGTCAAATGCTCAACGCTTTGCTGACCTGCCTCGGCGGCTTCAGCCACGGTGACTGCTTGTGGAATATGTCCGGCAAAGGCAATGCCTTGTTTTTTCGACTCATCGGCAATCGCAAAGAAGGCTTCACGGGAAAGCAGACTGTAAACCTTGATGAAATCAGCACCTTCTTGTTTTGCCGTTTTTACAGCCTGCCGGGCTTCAGCTTCGTTACTGACCGCAACCGAGCCCGGCCAGATAGGTCTTGGGCCATCAATAATCGGACTGGCAATGACCAGGCGCGGGCCAATGAGTTTTCCCGCTTCGATGTCTTTGCGCCACTCGTGATGGAGCGAAAGTCCCCACATCACCCGCGCACCAGTCACTCCGTTGGCAACAAAGAGCGACAGGTACTCCGAGTCATACCAGTGGATGTGCATATCCCACAGGCCGGGGATCAAAAATTTGCCTTTTGCCTCCACCACCCGCGCATTTTTTGGGATCCGCACCGAGTTGTGTTTC harbors:
- a CDS encoding cupin domain-containing protein; the encoded protein is MLEKLLSSYDWFNHPDGPKFVETHRDPYRTSGHWLFLPGAFSAFHRVTNNEEIWAIHAGRLLVHVLEPTGAHRVLRLGTDFDAGERPVVTVPTGHWQAAEIPEGVEFAFGTNVCAPAFSFSEFAITERDDLLNQFPQHEAIIIRLTRV
- a CDS encoding amidohydrolase family protein — translated: MFFFLWLLPACVLAHPPQKTPSKPLVFTHVTIIDTTGGPAKSDMTVIIQGDRISELGKHNSVRIPKNARVVEAKGKFLIPGLWDMHIHWYDSEYLSLFVANGVTGARVMWGLSLHHEWRKDIEAGKLIGPRLVIASPIIDGPRPIWPGSVAVSNEAEARQAVKTAKQEGADFIKVYSLLSREAFFAIADESKKQGIAFAGHIPQAVTVAEAAEAGQQSVEHLTGMLTACSAKEDELRKTQEEASASAAGFGTRDPAAARQLTRSIIESYDAKKAASVFAKLKQHRTWQCPTLTVLRSIASLTDPEFRNDPRLRYMPAGIRFQWDPANDFRFKARTAEDYELSKLVLQRQFEIVGQMRKAGVEFLAGTDTLNPYCFPGFSLHNELELMVKTGFTPLEALQSATFNPARYLGQEKDLGTVEKGKLADLVLLDANPLEDIKHTQKINAVVCGGKLYSRAELDRMLATIEATAKKR